GCACCACCGCCGTCGAGATCGAGCAGATCGTGGCACCCGCCGCGCCCGGCGCGTTGCCGGTCGTGGTCATCGGCGCCGGCCCGGTGGGGCTGGCCGCCGCCGCGCACCTGGCCGAGCGCGGTCAGGACTTCCTGGTCCTGGAGGCGGGCGAGCGGGTGGCCGCCTCGGTCGCGCAGTGGGGTCACGTCCGGGTGTTCAGCCCGTGGAAGTACAACATCGACGCTGCCGCCAAGCGCCTGCTGGAGGCCGACGGCTGGAGCGGGCCGGACCCCGAGTGGCTGCCCACCGGAGCTGAGCTGATCAGTGACTATCTCGCTCCGCTGGCCAAGCTGTTCGGGGACAAGGTACGGCTGGGCGCCAAGGCGGCGGCGATCAGCCGCCTCGGTTATGACCGGGTCCGGACCAACGGCCGCGAAGACGTCCCGTTCCTGATCCGTCTCGATGGCGGTGAGGAGTTGCGGGCCCGCGCGATCATCGACGCCTCGGGCACCTATGTCACGCCGAACGTCCTGGGCGCGAGCGGCCTGCCCGCGTACGGCGAGGCGGAGGCGGGCGAGCTGGTCGACCACGCCCTGCCCGACGTGCTCGGCGCCGACCGCGCGGCCTACGAGGGCAGGCACACGCTGGTCGTGGGCGCCGGCCACTCGGCCGCCACCACCCTGCTCGCCCTCGCCCAGCTCGACAACGCCCAGATCACGTGGGCCATCCGCGCGGGCAGCGCCGGCCGTAGTTATGGAGGCGGCGCGGCCGACGCGCTGCCCGCCCGTGGCGCGCTCGGCACCCGCCTGCGCGCCCACGTCGAGTCAGGGCGCATCCAGCTGCTGGCCGGCTTCTTCACCCACTCCGTCACCCGAAGCGGCGGCCAGGTGAGCGTGGTCAGCCGCGACCCGTCCGGCGCCGAGCAGACCGTCACGGTGGATCGCATCGTGGCCGCGACCGGCTACCGGCCCGACCACTCCATCGCCTCCGAGCTGCGCCTGGACCTGGACCCGATCCTCGGCTCCACCCGGCGGCTGGCCCCGCTGATCGACCCCAACCAGCACTCCTGCGGCACCGTGCCCGCCCACGGCGTCGACGAGCTGTCCCACCCCGAACCGGGCTACTACGCCGTCGGCGTCAAGAGCTACGGTCGCGCCCCGACGTTCCTGATGGCCACCGGCTACGAGCAGGTCCGCTCGGTCGTCGCCGCGATCGCCGGAGACTGGGAGGCGGCCCGCGACGTGCAGCTCGACCTGCCGGAGACCGGCGTGTGCTCCTCCAACCTCGCCGAGGCCCAGGAGCAGCGCGTCGGCCTGGCCACCGGGATCAGCGGCGGCCTGCTGGCCACCCCGCTGCCCCTGGCCACCGTCGGCGCCTCCAGCGACGGCGGCGGCTGCTGCGGCTGATCTCGAGTTCCGGCGAGCCGGGGTGAGCTCCACCGCCGAGACCGCCGCCTCGCGGATGAGGGGCGGCGGTCAGCCGCGTTCCGGCCACGGCCGGCGGATCGTCGCCGCGCTGGCCGTCACCCAGACCATCGGGTACGGCGTGCTCTACTACGCCTTCTCCGTCTTCCTCGCACCGATGGCCCGCGACCTGCACGCCAGCAAGCCCCAGATCGCCGCCGCGCTCACCCTGTCGATCCTGATCGCCGCCCTGTGCGCGCCGCTGGTCGGCCGCCGGCTGGATGCCCGCGGCGGCCGTGGGCTCATGACCGCCGGATCGATTCTCGGCGCGGTCGCCGTGCTGGCCTGGTCGCGGGTGGAGAGCCTGTGGCAGCTGTACGCGGTGTTCGCCGCGATGGGCGTCGCCTGCTCGATGGTGCTCTACGAGTCGGCCTTCGCCGTCATCGTCGGCTGGTTCGACGGCCCGGCCAGGGAACGCGGCCGGGCAGGCGCCCTGCTGGCGCTGACTGTCGTGGCCGGCTTCGCCTCCTCGATCTTCCTGCCGCTCACCGGGCTGCTGGTGGAGTGGTACGGCTGGCGGCAGGCCCTGGTCGTCCTGGCGCTGGTCTACGGCGTGGCCGCGATCCCCCTGCACGCGCTCGTCCTGCGCCGCCGTACCCACGCCAAGCACGAGACCGCCACGGCAGAGGTGCGTGCCGGCATCGTCAAGGCCGCCATCCGCCGGCGGCCGTTCTGGCTGCTGGTGCTCGCCTTCACCGCCCACGGCGGCGCGGCGGCGGTGATGGCCGTCCTGCTCATCACCTACCTCATCCACCTCGGGCACTCACCCGTCCTGGCCGCCACGCTGGCCGGACTTCTGGGGGTGCTGTCGGTGACCGGACGGCTGCTCACCACCGGCCTGCAACGCCGCCTGCCCGCCGCGCTCATCGCCGCTGCGATCTTCGCCCTGCAGGGCGTGGCCGTTCTGCTGCTGCCGCTGGTCGGGCGCACGGTGCCGGGTGCCGTCGGCTGCGTGCTGGGATTCGGGCTCGGCTTCGGCATCGCCTCCATCACCCTGCCGCACCTGCTGGTCGGCCGGTACGGCACCGCCGCCTACGCCTCGTTGTCCGGTCGTATCGCGGTCTTCTCCGTCGCCGACAAGGCCCTCGCTCCGCTGGGAGCGGTCGCACTCGCCCAAGCCGTGGGCTCCGTCTGGGTGATGGGAGCGGTCGCCACCGCCTGCGCGATCGCCGCGTTGGCCTTGGCCGCCTACCATCGCGTATAATTTCGATTAACTTCGAAGTAAGGGATGCCGCATGACCGCCGTCACGATCCAGTGCTGCGCACCGATCGCGCGCGAGCCGCTGTCGGAGACCGACGCCGCCGAGCTCTCGGTCATGCTCAAGGCCGTCGCCGACCCCGTACGGCTGCGCCTGCTGTCGATGATCGGATCCCACGCCGGCGGCGAGGCCTGCGTGTGCGACCTCACCGACGCCTTCGACCTGACCGCCCCCACCATCTCCCACCACCTCAAGGTCCTGCGTACGGCGGGCTTGATCGACGGTGAGCGGCGCGGCACCTGGGTCTACTACCGGATCATCCCCGAGGCGGTGAACAAGCTGGGCGCCCTGTTCGCGCCGCTCACCGAGCCCGCGCCCGGCAGGCCGGGTGAGCTGGAGCTCACCCCCGTATGACCGGACATCCGCGCGCGGTCGATGTCCTGGTCATCGGCGGCGGCCAGGCGGGCCTGGCGGCCGGCTACTACCTGCGCCGCGCCAAGGCCGACTTCGTCATCCTCGACGCCCAGGAGCGGCCAGGCGGAGCGTGGCGGCACGCCTGGCCGTCGCTGCGGCTGTTCTCGCCCGCGCAATACAGCTCGCTGCCCGGCCGGATGATGCCCGCCCCGCCCGGCGGCGGCTACCCCAGTGCCGAGGACACCGTCGCCTACCTCACCGACTACGAACAGCGCTACGACCTGCCCGTGATCCGCCCTGTCACCGTCCGCGCGGTACGGCGGGGCGGCGACCGCCTGCTGGTGGACACCGGCGCGGGCACCTGGCGGGCCCGCGTCGTGATCAGCGCGACCGGCACCTGGTGGCGCCCGTACGTCCCGTACTACCCCGGCATCCGCGGCTTCCGGGGCGAGCAACTCCACACGGTCGACTACCGAGGCCCGGAGCCGTTCCGCGGCCGACGCGTGGTGATCGTCGGCGGCGCCAACTCCGGCGCCCAGATCCTCGCCGAGGTTTCCACCGTCGCCGACACCACCTGGGTCACCCAGCGCCCGCCCCGCCTGCTGCCCGACGAACTCGACGGCCGGGCCCTTTTCGCCCTGGCCACGCGACGGGCCGAGGGCGGAGCCGGCATCGGCGACCTGGGCGACATCGTGGTCGTCCCGCCCGTCCGCGAAGCGCGCGACCGCGGCGTCCTCAAGGCCGAACCCATGTTCAGCCGGATCACCGCCGAAGGCGTCGCCTGGCCCGACGGCACCAGCCTGGCCTGCGACGCCATCATCTGGTGCACCGGCTTCCGCCCCGCCCTCGGCCACCTGGCCCCGCTACGGCTGCGCGGTCCCGACGGCCGCATCCCGGTCGAGGGCACCCGCGCCATCGGCGAACCCCGCCTGCACCTGCTCGGCTACGGCGACTGGACCGGCCCCGCCTCCGCCACCCTCATCGGCGCGGGCCGCACGGCTCGTGAGACGGTCGCGGAGATCATGAGGTCGGGGCCTGCGTAGTCCCGGCCCGTGCGGATGCGTCGCGCCCCGGCTCGCGCCGGTCGCTCAGGTCCGCCTCGATCTCGCCCCCCGATGGTCAGCAGACGCGTGGGAGTCCTCGCTAGGCCAGTTCCTTGATCAGCTTCTCGACGCGGGCGCGGATCTCGTCGCGGATCGGGCGGACGGCCTCGATGCCCTGGCCGGCGGGGTCGTCGAGTTTCCAGTCCTCGTACCGCTTGCCGGGGAAGATCGGGCAGGCGTCGCCGCAGCCCATGGTGATGACCACGTCGCTGGCCTGGACGGCGTCGGTGGTGAGGACCTTCGGCCGGGCGGCGGCGATGTCGATGCCGACCTCGCGCATGGCCTCGACGGCTACGGGGTTGATCGTCTCGGCGGGGGCGGAGCCGGCGGAGCGCACCTCGATGCGGTCGCCGGCCAGGTGGGTGAGCCAGCCGGCGGCCATCTGGGAACGGCCGGCGTTGTGGACGCAGACGAACAGGACGCTAGGCATGAGCGGTCTCCTTGCTGAACAGGCGTCGGCCCCACAGGCTGACGTAAACCAGGGCGACCAGGACCGGGACCTCGATGAGCGGGCCGACGACCCCGGCGAGGGCCTGGCCGGAGGTGACGCCGAACACGCCGACGGCCACCGCGATGGCCAGTTCGAAGTTGTTGCCGGCGGCGGTGAAGGCGAGTGTGGAGGTGCGGTCGTAGGGCAGGCCGATGGCCCGCCCGGCGAGGAACGAGCCGCCCCACATGAGGAAGAAGTAGGCCAGCAGCGGCAGCGCGATGCGGGCCACCTCCAGAGGGCGTTCGCTGATCGTGTGCCCCTGCAGGGCGAACAGGATGACGATGGTGAACAGCAGCCCGTACAGGGCGATCGGGCCGATCTTGGGCAGGAAGCGGGTCTCGTACCAGTCGCGGCCCTTGGCGCGTTCGCCCAGCTTGCGTGACAGGTATCCGGCCAGCAGGGGGATGCCGAGGAAGATCAGTACGTACTGGGCGATGTCCCACGCCGAGACGTCCAGCGCGGCCTCGGGCAAGCCGAGCCAGCCGGGCAGCAGTTCCAGGTAGAACCAGCCGAGCGCGCCGAACGCCACCACCTGGAAGATCGAGTTGAGCGCGACCAGGACGGCGGCGGCCTCACGGTCGCCGCAGGCGAGGTCGTTCCAGATGAGCACCATGGCGATGCACCGGGCGAGCCCGACGATGATCAGGCCGGTGCGGTACTCGGGCAGGTCGGGCAGCAGCGCCCAGGCCAGCGCGAACATCAGCGCCGGGCCGACCACCCAGTTCAGCACCAGCGACGCGATGAGCATGCGGCGGTCGCCGGTGACGGTGTCGAGGCGGTCGTAGCGGACCTTGGCCAGCACCGGGTACATCATCAGCAGCAGGCCCAGCGCGATCGGCAGCGAGATCTCACCGATCTTCACCGCTTCCAGCGCGGTGTCCAGGCCGGGCACCAGCCGCCCGAGGAGCAGCCCGGCGGCCATCGCCAGCCCGATCCACACCGGCAGGAACCGGTCCAGCGTGGACAGCCCGCCGATCACACCCGAGCTCTTGGTCGTGGACGACATCCGGGTTCCTGGCCTCATATCGTGGCGGGCGTGTTGAGCAGTGCGGACAACTCGGCGAGCGTGTCCGGGACGAGCCGGTAGTAGACCCAGGAGGCGCGGCGTTCGGAGGCGAGCAGGCCGACGTCCTTGAGCACCTTCAGGTGGTGGCTGATGGTCGGCTGCGACAGCTCGAAAGCGTCGGTGATGTCGCACACGCACACCTCGCCGCCCTGACGGCTGGCCACGATCGACACGATCCGCAGCCGCACCGGATCGCCCAGCGCCTTGAACACCCGCGCCACGCCCGCGGCCTGCTCGGCGTCCAGCGGCTCGCGTGTCAGAGGCGGGCTGCACTCCAGGAGTTCGAGCAGTTCCATCCACACTCCCCGCATAGACGTCGGTCGAAGTCGGTCACTGTCTATATTGACAGACATCTATCAGTGCTTGTGGCGAGGGGTCAGGTCATCGGCACTCCGAGGTCGGCCAGCAGGGACGCGGACCCGGCGCTCCTCGGTCCACGGATGCCGAGGCCGCGCTCGGCCATGGAGGCGAAGGCCGCGGGGTTGACCTCGGTGGCGAACTCCGACCCGCCCGACCAGCCGACCGCGCACTCGCCGCCGGTTCGGTGAACAGGCCGAGCGCCATCTGCGAGCGCCCGGGTGAGGCCGGCGTCGGGCTGCCGGCCTTTCCTGGTGATCGGCTGGAAGTCGCCTTCCTCGGCCTGGCTATCTCTT
The Nonomuraea muscovyensis genome window above contains:
- a CDS encoding arsenate reductase ArsC, which gives rise to MPSVLFVCVHNAGRSQMAAGWLTHLAGDRIEVRSAGSAPAETINPVAVEAMREVGIDIAAARPKVLTTDAVQASDVVITMGCGDACPIFPGKRYEDWKLDDPAGQGIEAVRPIRDEIRARVEKLIKELA
- a CDS encoding ArsR/SmtB family transcription factor — protein: MELLELLECSPPLTREPLDAEQAAGVARVFKALGDPVRLRIVSIVASRQGGEVCVCDITDAFELSQPTISHHLKVLKDVGLLASERRASWVYYRLVPDTLAELSALLNTPATI
- a CDS encoding MFS transporter, with the translated sequence MSSTAETAASRMRGGGQPRSGHGRRIVAALAVTQTIGYGVLYYAFSVFLAPMARDLHASKPQIAAALTLSILIAALCAPLVGRRLDARGGRGLMTAGSILGAVAVLAWSRVESLWQLYAVFAAMGVACSMVLYESAFAVIVGWFDGPARERGRAGALLALTVVAGFASSIFLPLTGLLVEWYGWRQALVVLALVYGVAAIPLHALVLRRRTHAKHETATAEVRAGIVKAAIRRRPFWLLVLAFTAHGGAAAVMAVLLITYLIHLGHSPVLAATLAGLLGVLSVTGRLLTTGLQRRLPAALIAAAIFALQGVAVLLLPLVGRTVPGAVGCVLGFGLGFGIASITLPHLLVGRYGTAAYASLSGRIAVFSVADKALAPLGAVALAQAVGSVWVMGAVATACAIAALALAAYHRV
- a CDS encoding ArsR/SmtB family transcription factor, producing the protein MTAVTIQCCAPIAREPLSETDAAELSVMLKAVADPVRLRLLSMIGSHAGGEACVCDLTDAFDLTAPTISHHLKVLRTAGLIDGERRGTWVYYRIIPEAVNKLGALFAPLTEPAPGRPGELELTPV
- a CDS encoding FAD-dependent oxidoreductase, whose product is MSDRCCGTTAVEIEQIVAPAAPGALPVVVIGAGPVGLAAAAHLAERGQDFLVLEAGERVAASVAQWGHVRVFSPWKYNIDAAAKRLLEADGWSGPDPEWLPTGAELISDYLAPLAKLFGDKVRLGAKAAAISRLGYDRVRTNGREDVPFLIRLDGGEELRARAIIDASGTYVTPNVLGASGLPAYGEAEAGELVDHALPDVLGADRAAYEGRHTLVVGAGHSAATTLLALAQLDNAQITWAIRAGSAGRSYGGGAADALPARGALGTRLRAHVESGRIQLLAGFFTHSVTRSGGQVSVVSRDPSGAEQTVTVDRIVAATGYRPDHSIASELRLDLDPILGSTRRLAPLIDPNQHSCGTVPAHGVDELSHPEPGYYAVGVKSYGRAPTFLMATGYEQVRSVVAAIAGDWEAARDVQLDLPETGVCSSNLAEAQEQRVGLATGISGGLLATPLPLATVGASSDGGGCCG
- the arsB gene encoding ACR3 family arsenite efflux transporter, whose amino-acid sequence is MSSTTKSSGVIGGLSTLDRFLPVWIGLAMAAGLLLGRLVPGLDTALEAVKIGEISLPIALGLLLMMYPVLAKVRYDRLDTVTGDRRMLIASLVLNWVVGPALMFALAWALLPDLPEYRTGLIIVGLARCIAMVLIWNDLACGDREAAAVLVALNSIFQVVAFGALGWFYLELLPGWLGLPEAALDVSAWDIAQYVLIFLGIPLLAGYLSRKLGERAKGRDWYETRFLPKIGPIALYGLLFTIVILFALQGHTISERPLEVARIALPLLAYFFLMWGGSFLAGRAIGLPYDRTSTLAFTAAGNNFELAIAVAVGVFGVTSGQALAGVVGPLIEVPVLVALVYVSLWGRRLFSKETAHA
- a CDS encoding ArsO family NAD(P)H-dependent flavin-containing monooxygenase yields the protein MTGHPRAVDVLVIGGGQAGLAAGYYLRRAKADFVILDAQERPGGAWRHAWPSLRLFSPAQYSSLPGRMMPAPPGGGYPSAEDTVAYLTDYEQRYDLPVIRPVTVRAVRRGGDRLLVDTGAGTWRARVVISATGTWWRPYVPYYPGIRGFRGEQLHTVDYRGPEPFRGRRVVIVGGANSGAQILAEVSTVADTTWVTQRPPRLLPDELDGRALFALATRRAEGGAGIGDLGDIVVVPPVREARDRGVLKAEPMFSRITAEGVAWPDGTSLACDAIIWCTGFRPALGHLAPLRLRGPDGRIPVEGTRAIGEPRLHLLGYGDWTGPASATLIGAGRTARETVAEIMRSGPA